The DNA region TGTTACAAAACAATCGGTTAGCCACAGCGCTACTGAAATACTTGGGGACAACAAGTTGCTGGACGGAATCTCTGTGAGATCTCCCACATATTTGAACAAGTTTTTCAGCTCGTGGCGTCTAAACCTCTCTGGTCTCATCGAGAATACATGCGATACTATCGATGAAAAATCGAGAAAGTACTACAGTTATGAAAGGAAGCTCACGACAACTGTGGCCAACTTACACTCTGATCCCCGTGAACTGCTTTTGCCTGGAATGACATATTCTTTGGTTGCTGCTATGTCTGGCTCTGTATTGACAAGGAACAGAAACATCTTGGCCAGAATTATGGCACCTCTCGCCTTGGGTGCCTGCTGCTTCTCTTACGTTTTACCAGTGACGTCCTCGAATACGTTTGGACTCCTCTTCGATTTGGAAAAGCAGGCCTTTCCTCGTTTTGCACAGAACCAGCGCGCTCTTTACAACACCTGCAAGAACACTGTTCACCAGACCATTGCTGTTGCGGGGCGCACGAGCGACGCTATCTCTGgttctttctccaaaaGTATGCACCTGGTAAAGGAGTGGACGGGCTTGAACGTTTAGAATAGCTACCCAGTCTCATTGTATATATATTCACAGATACGACTATGCTTATGAAAATTCCAGTTagcatcttgaaaattcCGGTCGGAAGCACCTTGAAAGTTCCAATGCATATGGAACATCAGGATCTGTAGACGACATATCGAGAAGTCTCGAGGTTTGCCTCCAACGTAAAAATGCTTTCGACGCACCAGTTCCATTCCACGACCATAACCTTGTTCTCTCCAGCATTCCGACAAAGTTTCGCGAACTTTTTGGACTGGGAAGCCTTCTGAGCGATAAGTATATGAGTCGGACTGTTTTTTTTACCATTATTTATTACGACATCCTCCTCTGTGTATTTCTTGGGGAGCATATGCACATTTAGAACGCCGTGAGCCTTCAGTATCGATGACAGTACTTCTTCCCCACCGGGTACTCCTTCTGTCAAATTTATTGATTTGATACCCGCCCTTTGAAAGACCTTTGTGGAGAGCTTGGTTTTTTTCAGAACTTCTGGTTCGATTTCAGGTATCAAATAATCCTCAGGTTTAGGAAGTTCTTGGATCGGAGTTGTCTGTCTAAAAATTGAGAGTAGCTCGCTCACGAATTCGGGCATAAGAGCCCATTTTAGAGGATGGAAGCCAAAACTAGTTAAAAACTTCGCGGTTCTCATCTTTTTCGGAGCAATTATTGTATTGCATTGAACATCAACGGCTTTTAAAATGGTAACCCCGACTCTTCTCAGGAGCTCCAAATCAAACTcatcaatttcttcatggCACCCCGTACAGACTGCAATTATGTCGTAAGGCTTCATGCTTTTGCCCTTAGGACGACCAGCAACAGTTTCCAAGTGCTCTCTTACTTtttctccaacttctttcaGTTtattcagcttttgaatctcTTCTGGAAGTAGGGATCtattcttctttctcttgagaTTCTGCTCGAATTCATTTAGTGCCTCCATATCTGTGTGTAACTTCAATGCCGCCTTCTCCTTTGCCTTTCGAGAATTGCTGCTTGGTAAAAATTGGGAATGATCATGCGGCAGCGAGCTGAAAGAAGCATTTGGTGATGCTTGTCGTAGTGGGACGTAACTAGTTGCTTCTTGCGATAAATCGTCTCTTTGCGGTCCTACAATATCAGGCGCGCCTTCTGCAGCGATATTACTTGATGGAGTGTTGTCTTTGTGCGGCTCCAGAGTTTGATCTGGTGAGAAAGCAtcgtctttcaaaaactcgtcaAAAGCCCTTTTAGAGGACACCTTGTGTTCTGTATGTTTTTCTAAAGGCTCTTGTCTAGAGGAAGTACCTTCGACGATGTTAATCTGCATTTGAGGGTGAGGCTCTTCGGGGGTGGGCACTTCCTCAGGAATAGTAACTGGATCAGGGAAGATCCCATTATCAGGAAGCACATCTTCACATTGCGTTGGAGTCTCCGTAGCGCTATCCTGACCTCGGAGAAGTATGtgattttgagaaggcATGTCTGCCTCTTGTGGCAAAATCGTGTCTGTTAAGTCCTCGTCATTAATCTCCAAAGGCATCTGTCCCAGTTTTGTACTTAGCCCTCCTGGGGCAGGGATTTCATTATATCGCGTACCAACAAATGGCACTTGAGTCTGTTTTCTGTAGCAGTCCTCCAGCCAAAGATGATTCGCAATTTTACAAGTACCTTCCCACCTCAACGCAGCCTCGTATTTTTGACCAAGCGGCAAGCAAGTCAAAAGGTGAGTGTTTTTTTTCGTGAGCTCGGTAGTACTAACTCCTCCAAGCGCCTCAACTAACTTTTGAATGTAGTACCTCTGTTGTCCTAAATAATTGGTGTAACTCAAAATAAGCTGACCTTTGTTGAATACTGGGGGCCGTAGTGGAGAGAGCAAAAGTTTGAATTGTGGTAATACAAATGACTGTAGTGACCACATGTGAAAAAGCCAAGATAAGTTCCCTTTATGAAGCCCTCTTGAGTTCGCGCTTATGAAATCCTCTGATATCGAGTTTTGCCCCAGGAAGCAGTCACCGTTGAACTTTGATATCTCCATGGGTTCCGAGTGACGAATCGCGTTGCCGCCAGCGGCGAGTATGAAGTCGACAAGGAAATCGAAGCACTGAGATGGTAGAATTAAATCCgatgaaaagaaaaattcGTGACCGCACAGAAAGTCAGTGCACGAGCCGACCTGGGTCTTCTGTACAAGCTCCCATGTACTTGCGGATTTGTCTTCCACATCTTCAGGTCTATCATGTGGGTCAAGTGAATACGGGGTTTCGCTCACTAAATCGCCGCTCGCAAAAACGGCCACTGCCCATGTTGGAAGAACGTACTTGATGGAGAGCGATTTGATATCGGCAACTGCAGCAATAGCTGGGTCTTGTGCGTCGTTGGTGAGGATGTGACTTGTCTTGCTGGACAGATGGTCAATGCACACTCCGCCTAACGCGCGCACGATGGCTGAATAGAGCGTGTATTCACTCGGACTGAAGGCATGTTTTGAGACGTAAATTTGGTGATTTTTTAGAAGATGGGATGAATCAGGTGAGAAAGAACTCGCTCTAGTTATGCGGCGAGTTGCAACGCATGCGTTCACCCAGTCAGAAGTTACAACAGGTATGAGGAAATCGAAAGCTGCAAGGCGGTAGAACCAGAAGTCACAGGTTGAGGCAATGATTGCGTGAACCTCGAAGTCGAatgtcttgcaaaagaCATCTTTGTCAAGCGCCTGGTGGGCTTCGTTCTCTAACACATTGTATATGGTGCACTTATTAGCAGAGTTGTTCTCAAGTATCTCGATAATACGCTCAGTTTCTGGTTCGGTTTCTTTGTTCGCGACGATCACAAAGTTGAGGCCTTGGAACAGCTTACTGCTTGCTGACAttgtcttcaagaagcGGAGCGTAGCCACACTTGACGTCGAAATGAGTTTTGACGCGTCTATTCAACGCTTTCTTCGATAATTTTGTCATCTCatcgccaaaaaaaaaaggtgGCCGAGAAGTGCTCAATGGAGAAGACGAGCTCAAGCAAGACAGCGCCAGCTTCCAAACGCCCCCAAAATGTAGCATAGTACTCTTATCAGCAGCTGTAGTCAAGCCAGTAGTTTGGGGTCCTTTAATACCCCCTGTGACGGCACACATATCACGTTTTGCGAGCTCTGCTCTCGAAACTGCTAATCTTTGCACATTCAAAGGCGTGACGCTTCAACCAGTTTTCACTAGGCGTTTGGGCCAGCCGCCGCCGCGGGTCTTAGAAAAGGTAAATAGTTGACCATGTCGAGTAGCTTTACCCCCAgcaaatttctttgatatATTTTTGCCCGCTCAAAGTGTACTTCAGCGGCCCAATCGTTAAAACcaatctcaaaaacacaagTTACCAGGAAAAGCGTACCACTTGCCCAATGAAAGATTATTCCAAGAGATTTGCAAGCTCCACAGCCAACCTTACTGCCCAAACTCTAGGGCAAGAAGCATATTCCCGCTATAAGCTCATGACATCCCAACTCGCTATAAACAAACTCTCCTCTCTCCCTATCATCTAATTGGGCGTGTGGCGTAGTTGGTAGCGCGCTCCCTTAGCATGGGAGAGGTCATCGGTTCGACTCCGGTCTCGTccatttattttttgcaCTTTTCCTCTGTTCGATTCCCGAGCGCCGCACCATCGATGCGCTACCCGGCCAAAGGCACGCCTTAGTGTGCCAATATATAGCCGGACCGCACGTGGCGATGAGGACGCTATTTGTCGAACATGTGCAATGTTATAGGTATCATGACTGGAGTTGTGAATCGCGTTTACCGTCATAGTAGCCTGGCAGGATCTTTTAGTTATCAAGATTAGTTCGTACACAATCTTGGTTTCAGGTAGGCTGCAGAAATGAAGTTCGGCAAGCACCTGGAGACCAGGCAGCTTGCTCTGCCAGAATACAACGGCCATTTCATCGACTACAAGTCGCTTAAGAAGCTGATCAAACAGCTGTCGCTCCCAGCTGTCGGCTCTAATGGAATCCTGGAGACTGGGGACGAGTCACTAGTGCACCAGGTACTGCAGGAACACAAAGCATCCTTTTTTTTCCGGCTGGAGCGTGAGCTAGAGAAGGTCAATGCATACTACCTCGAGAAGGAGGCAGACTTGCGGATCAAGTTTGACATCCTGCGGCTGCGGTTCgaggagttcgagaagcGAGGAAAGCTGGCGTCCAAGAACACGGTGTCGTACCGGCACCTGCGCGATGgcatcaagaagttcgaaCGAGACCTCGCGCATCTTGAGCAGTTCGTGGAGCTCAACCGCACAGGGTTCTCGAAGGTGCTCAAGAAGTGGGACAAGCGGTCGCACTCGCACACGAAGGACTTCTACCTCGCCACGGTGGTCTCCGTGCAGCCCGTGTTCACACGTAATGAGGCATCGGAGCTCAATGACGCGGTTTCCGTGATCCTCATGCAGCTCAATGAGATCGGCAATTCCGAGGATTTCTTTTCTGGCTCTTTCAACGCTCGCACTGTGTCTACGTCTTACGCAAGAGTGCAAGACATCGACCCCGTTGCAAGCAGCGTGGCGAGCTATTCGCTGTCCGGCGGTTTCAAGCCGCAGACTGAGCCagacttttttgacatAGGCACAGAAATCGAGTCCTGGTATCTGGAGGCCCTCAGTATTGGCAAACTCAAAGACGAGGAGCCTCGTTGGACGCTGCTTCGTGACTTCCCTCagcaaaaagttcaagcgTTCGTGGAGTCTCATGTACCGCATAGCCGAATCGACAAGAACCTTATTGTCAGAGATGC from Lachancea thermotolerans CBS 6340 chromosome C complete sequence includes:
- the MIC26 gene encoding Mic26p (similar to uniprot|P50087 Saccharomyces cerevisiae YGR235C Hypothetical ORF), yielding MAPNFYRPVELVSEGVVPPETGSIVSSEAKEAAPSHVTKQSVSHSATEILGDNKLLDGISVRSPTYLNKFFSSWRLNLSGLIENTCDTIDEKSRKYYSYERKLTTTVANLHSDPRELLLPGMTYSLVAAMSGSVLTRNRNILARIMAPLALGACCFSYVLPVTSSNTFGLLFDLEKQAFPRFAQNQRALYNTCKNTVHQTIAVAGRTSDAISGSFSKSMHLVKEWTGLNV
- the RTT107 gene encoding Rtt107p (some similarities with uniprot|P38850 Saccharomyces cerevisiae YHR154W RTT107 Regulator of Ty1 Transposition Establishes Silent Chromatin involved in silencing), which gives rise to MSASSKLFQGLNFVIVANKETEPETERIIEILENNSANKCTIYNVLENEAHQALDKDVFCKTFDFEVHAIIASTCDFWFYRLAAFDFLIPVVTSDWVNACVATRRITRASSFSPDSSHLLKNHQIYVSKHAFSPSEYTLYSAIVRALGGVCIDHLSSKTSHILTNDAQDPAIAAVADIKSLSIKYVLPTWAVAVFASGDLVSETPYSLDPHDRPEDVEDKSASTWELVQKTQVGSCTDFLCGHEFFFSSDLILPSQCFDFLVDFILAAGGNAIRHSEPMEISKFNGDCFLGQNSISEDFISANSRGLHKGNLSWLFHMWSLQSFVLPQFKLLLSPLRPPVFNKGQLILSYTNYLGQQRYYIQKLVEALGGVSTTELTKKNTHLLTCLPLGQKYEAALRWEGTCKIANHLWLEDCYRKQTQVPFVGTRYNEIPAPGGLSTKLGQMPLEINDEDLTDTILPQEADMPSQNHILLRGQDSATETPTQCEDVLPDNGIFPDPVTIPEEVPTPEEPHPQMQINIVEGTSSRQEPLEKHTEHKVSSKRAFDEFLKDDAFSPDQTLEPHKDNTPSSNIAAEGAPDIVGPQRDDLSQEATSYVPLRQASPNASFSSLPHDHSQFLPSSNSRKAKEKAALKLHTDMEALNEFEQNLKRKKNRSLLPEEIQKLNKLKEVGEKVREHLETVAGRPKGKSMKPYDIIAVCTGCHEEIDEFDLELLRRVGVTILKAVDVQCNTIIAPKKMRTAKFLTSFGFHPLKWALMPEFVSELLSIFRQTTPIQELPKPEDYLIPEIEPEVLKKTKLSTKVFQRAGIKSINLTEGVPGGEEVLSSILKAHGVLNVHMLPKKYTEEDVVINNGKKNSPTHILIAQKASQSKKFAKLCRNAGENKVMVVEWNWCVESIFTLEANLETSRYVVYRS